In one Pseudomonas sp. SG20056 genomic region, the following are encoded:
- a CDS encoding flavin reductase family protein → MQLDFSALQPLERYRWLASTITPRPIAWVSSQSAEGVSNLAPFSFFQVISDDPPTLMVNVNHRADGGLKDTLLNVQANGELVIQLVSFTQAEAMNASAAVLPYGISEFEQCGIASLPSQRVAPPRVAGAAVAFECRVAQIQAYPADKPNCHLIFAEVLLAHIDDAVLNEQGRIDAHKLDLVGRLGGMAYSRTRDTFEMQRPS, encoded by the coding sequence ATGCAACTGGACTTCAGTGCACTGCAACCGCTCGAGCGCTACCGCTGGCTGGCGTCGACCATCACGCCTCGGCCTATTGCCTGGGTCTCCAGCCAATCGGCCGAGGGTGTCAGCAATCTGGCCCCGTTCAGCTTCTTTCAGGTGATCAGTGATGATCCACCGACGCTGATGGTCAACGTCAATCACCGCGCCGATGGTGGCCTGAAAGACACCCTATTGAATGTGCAGGCCAACGGCGAGTTGGTGATTCAACTGGTGTCCTTTACCCAGGCTGAGGCGATGAATGCCAGTGCGGCGGTGTTGCCTTATGGCATCAGCGAGTTCGAGCAGTGCGGCATCGCCAGCCTGCCCTCGCAGCGGGTGGCGCCGCCTCGGGTAGCTGGTGCGGCAGTGGCCTTTGAATGCCGGGTAGCGCAGATCCAGGCCTACCCAGCGGATAAGCCCAATTGCCATCTGATCTTCGCCGAGGTGCTGTTGGCACATATCGACGATGCGGTGCTCAATGAGCAGGGCCGTATCGATGCGCACAAGCTCGATCTGGTCGGGCGCCTGGGCGGTATGGCCTATAGCCGCACCCGCGATACGTTCGAGATGCAGCGTCCCAGCTAG
- a CDS encoding patatin-like phospholipase family protein, with amino-acid sequence MSKRIALVLGSGGARGYAHIGVIEELEARGYEIACIAGCSMGAVVGGIYAAGKLNEYREWTQSLDYLDVLRLLDVSFRLGAIRGEKVFGKIREIVGEINIEELPIPFTAVATDLTNQQEIWFQEGCLHQAMRASAAIPSLFTPVVQGKRMLVDGGLLNPLPIVPVVSAHCDLIIAVNLNSAHQQHYELPIIERAPALKGRFDLLMSSLGSRLPSFKRKPGDDDELLLLEDQSPALQPEAINPWQQNVRGNLDKPAAPKSASGSRVADLSGPASLLELINQSFEVMQTSLAQYKIAGYPPDILINVPKRVCRFFEFYKAPELIMLGRQIASDTLDKYERGDR; translated from the coding sequence ATGAGTAAGCGCATTGCGCTGGTATTGGGCTCCGGTGGGGCGCGCGGTTATGCGCACATCGGCGTGATCGAGGAGCTGGAAGCCCGTGGCTATGAAATCGCCTGCATTGCCGGTTGCTCCATGGGCGCGGTGGTCGGCGGCATCTACGCAGCCGGCAAACTCAATGAATACCGCGAATGGACGCAAAGCCTGGATTATCTGGACGTTTTGCGCCTGCTTGATGTGAGCTTTCGCCTAGGGGCGATTCGCGGTGAAAAGGTCTTCGGCAAGATTCGCGAAATAGTCGGCGAGATCAATATCGAAGAGCTGCCGATCCCCTTCACCGCCGTGGCCACCGACCTGACCAACCAGCAGGAAATCTGGTTCCAGGAAGGCTGCCTGCATCAGGCCATGCGAGCCTCGGCGGCGATCCCCAGCCTGTTCACCCCGGTAGTGCAAGGCAAGCGCATGCTGGTCGACGGCGGCCTGCTCAACCCCCTGCCCATCGTTCCGGTGGTGTCCGCGCACTGCGATCTGATTATTGCGGTCAACCTCAACTCGGCCCATCAGCAACACTACGAGCTGCCAATTATCGAACGCGCCCCCGCGCTCAAAGGCCGCTTCGATCTGCTGATGAGTTCCCTCGGCTCACGCCTACCCTCGTTCAAACGCAAGCCCGGAGACGATGACGAACTGCTTCTACTGGAAGACCAGAGCCCTGCACTACAGCCTGAAGCCATCAACCCCTGGCAGCAGAACGTCCGTGGCAACCTGGACAAACCCGCCGCGCCGAAATCCGCCAGCGGCTCACGAGTCGCCGACCTCAGCGGCCCGGCCTCGCTGCTGGAGCTGATCAACCAGAGCTTCGAGGTGATGCAAACGTCCTTGGCCCAATACAAGATCGCCGGCTACCCGCCGGATATCCTGATCAACGTACCCAAGCGGGTGTGCCGCTTCTTCGAGTTCTACAAGGCGCCGGAACTGATCATGCTCGGCCGGCAGATCGCCAGCGATACCCTCGATAAGTACGAGCGCGGCGACCGTTAA
- a CDS encoding response regulator gives MSQNPATILVIDDEAQIRKFLRISLTAQGYKVLEGATGQEGLAQAALGKPDLVVLDLGLPDMDGQQVLRELRAWSQVPVLVLSVRASEGEKVLALDGGANDYVTKPFGIQEFLARVRVLLRLAGGVEQASAAVSSGPLQVDFAYRRVSLDGVEVSLTRKEYAVLAQLAKHIGRVVTQQQLLKDIWGPTHGEDSHYLRVVVGHLRQKLGDDPTAPRFIVTEAGVGYRLRESA, from the coding sequence ATGAGCCAAAACCCCGCGACCATTCTGGTTATCGATGACGAAGCGCAGATTCGCAAATTCCTGCGCATCAGCCTCACGGCGCAGGGCTACAAGGTGCTGGAAGGCGCTACTGGGCAGGAAGGCCTGGCCCAGGCCGCGCTGGGCAAGCCGGACCTGGTGGTGCTCGACCTCGGCCTGCCGGATATGGACGGCCAACAGGTGCTGCGTGAGCTGCGCGCCTGGTCGCAGGTGCCTGTACTGGTGCTCTCGGTGCGCGCCAGTGAGGGCGAAAAGGTCCTCGCGCTGGATGGCGGCGCCAATGATTACGTGACCAAACCCTTTGGCATTCAGGAATTCCTCGCCCGCGTGCGCGTGTTGCTGCGCCTGGCCGGCGGTGTGGAGCAGGCCAGCGCGGCGGTTAGCAGCGGTCCCTTGCAGGTGGATTTTGCCTACCGCCGGGTCAGCCTCGATGGCGTCGAGGTCAGCCTGACCCGTAAGGAATACGCGGTGCTGGCGCAACTGGCCAAACATATTGGCCGTGTGGTGACCCAGCAGCAACTGCTCAAAGACATCTGGGGCCCAACCCATGGCGAGGACAGCCACTACCTGCGCGTGGTGGTCGGCCACCTGCGGCAGAAGCTCGGCGACGATCCCACCGCGCCGCGCTTTATCGTCACCGAGGCCGGGGTTGGCTATCGCCTGCGTGAATCGGCGTAA
- a CDS encoding sensor histidine kinase KdpD: MSDAVRADALLDEMPREGRGRLKVFLGAAPGVGKTYAMLQAAQAQLRQGVDLRVGVVETHGRAETEAMLTGLPQQPQQRLEYRGVALSEMDLDGILATPPKLLLVDELAHSNAPGSRHSKRWQDVQELLDAGIDVYTTVNVQHLEALNDQVRDITGVQVRETLPDWVLQEADEILLIDLPPRELLERLREGKVYVPEQARAAIDAFFSQTNLTALRELAMQTAAARVDADLSRRYRQQGQQAPALRGRLLVGIDGDEQAERLVRHACRVAERRHLPWSVVYVDTGGERDETRLSYLQGAQQLAERLGGEVVSLRGSEVAKTLIEHARERRASLILVGRSRQRLRRIWRLGRGLAERLLQLGQGLEVSVLDTQVSHAPALSRARQPLVWRHYLLALLATVLASAVALGLSRVLELPNISLIMLAAVLMVAVRSSFGPAMACAGLSFLTYNFLFIPPTLTLTIDRQEDVLTLLFFLLMAGLTGNLASRQRRQLQALRETQRETSALLELSRKLTAATDRKAVLAAATQQLALWQDVEIGLLSRSQDGVWKVEAGAQRLLTDQERAAADWSWQHDQPAGLGTGTLPDGRWWWLPLSGEERPLLLLGISPKDGRSLPAERRRLLTALGQPLAQALERAQLAEDLEAARLHGQTEELRSALLASVSHDLRTPLTAMRGSIDSLLALGEQIPLSDRRELLEGTRDEAERLDRYIQNLLDMTRLGHGGLKLARDWVAPADIVASATQRLRPVLSALQLEIQVPQQLPLLYVHAALIEQALVNVLENAARFSPSQGRLRVAIEADAEELRFSVSDQGPGIPEHERTKIFDMFYTAARGDRGGQGTGLGLAICQGMLGAHGGRVTVSEGLDGLGTSLTLHLPLHTQPQMEEEQ; encoded by the coding sequence ATGAGTGATGCCGTACGCGCCGATGCCCTGCTCGATGAGATGCCGCGAGAAGGTCGTGGCCGGCTAAAGGTCTTTCTCGGCGCGGCGCCTGGCGTAGGTAAAACCTACGCCATGTTGCAGGCGGCGCAGGCGCAATTGCGCCAGGGCGTCGACTTGCGCGTGGGCGTGGTGGAAACCCACGGCCGCGCGGAAACCGAGGCGATGCTGACCGGCTTGCCGCAACAGCCGCAGCAACGGCTGGAATACCGTGGTGTGGCGCTGAGCGAGATGGACCTCGACGGCATTCTGGCCACGCCGCCAAAGCTGCTGCTGGTCGATGAGCTGGCGCACAGCAATGCCCCCGGCAGCCGCCACAGCAAACGCTGGCAGGATGTGCAGGAACTGCTGGATGCTGGCATCGACGTGTACACCACGGTCAACGTGCAGCACCTCGAAGCACTGAATGATCAGGTGCGCGACATCACCGGCGTGCAGGTGCGCGAAACCTTGCCGGACTGGGTGTTGCAGGAAGCCGACGAAATTCTGCTGATCGACCTGCCGCCGCGCGAGCTGCTGGAGCGCCTGCGTGAAGGCAAGGTGTATGTGCCGGAACAGGCGCGCGCCGCCATCGATGCATTTTTCAGCCAGACCAACCTCACTGCGTTGCGTGAACTGGCGATGCAGACGGCTGCTGCGCGGGTCGATGCGGACCTCAGCCGACGCTACCGCCAGCAAGGTCAGCAAGCGCCTGCGCTGCGTGGCCGCTTGCTGGTCGGTATCGACGGTGATGAGCAGGCCGAACGCCTGGTGCGGCATGCTTGTCGGGTGGCCGAGCGCCGTCATTTGCCCTGGTCGGTGGTGTATGTGGACACTGGCGGTGAGCGCGATGAAACCCGTCTGAGCTACCTGCAGGGCGCGCAGCAGCTGGCCGAACGTCTGGGCGGTGAAGTGGTCAGCCTGCGCGGCAGCGAGGTGGCGAAAACCCTGATCGAGCATGCCCGCGAACGCCGCGCCAGCCTAATTCTGGTGGGCCGCAGTCGGCAACGCTTGCGGCGTATCTGGCGCCTGGGCCGTGGTTTGGCCGAGCGCTTGCTACAACTGGGGCAGGGCCTGGAAGTCAGCGTGCTGGACACTCAGGTGAGTCATGCGCCGGCATTGTCGCGGGCGCGGCAACCGCTGGTCTGGCGTCATTACCTGCTGGCGTTGTTGGCCACTGTGCTGGCCTCAGCCGTGGCGCTGGGGTTATCCCGCGTACTGGAGCTGCCGAACATCTCGCTGATCATGCTCGCTGCGGTGCTGATGGTGGCCGTGCGCAGCAGCTTTGGGCCGGCCATGGCCTGCGCCGGGCTGTCGTTTCTGACGTACAACTTTCTGTTTATCCCGCCCACCTTGACCCTGACCATTGACCGTCAGGAGGACGTGTTGACTCTGCTGTTCTTTCTGCTCATGGCCGGCCTCACCGGTAATCTGGCCAGCCGTCAGCGTCGCCAGTTACAGGCCTTGCGTGAGACGCAGCGTGAGACCAGCGCGCTGCTGGAATTGTCACGCAAGCTGACCGCCGCCACTGATCGGAAGGCCGTGCTGGCTGCGGCGACGCAGCAACTGGCGCTGTGGCAGGACGTGGAAATCGGCCTGCTGTCACGCAGCCAGGACGGTGTATGGAAAGTCGAGGCGGGTGCACAGCGCTTGCTCACCGACCAGGAGCGGGCTGCGGCGGACTGGTCCTGGCAGCACGATCAGCCGGCCGGACTGGGTACCGGCACCTTGCCGGATGGGCGCTGGTGGTGGTTGCCGCTATCCGGCGAAGAAAGGCCGTTGTTGCTGCTCGGCATCAGCCCCAAGGATGGCAGGAGCCTACCTGCTGAGCGACGGCGCCTGCTCACGGCGCTGGGCCAGCCCTTGGCCCAGGCCCTGGAACGCGCGCAACTGGCTGAGGACCTGGAAGCCGCGCGCCTGCACGGACAGACTGAGGAGTTGCGCAGCGCGCTGCTGGCGTCGGTGTCCCATGATCTGCGCACCCCGTTGACCGCGATGCGCGGCTCGATCGACAGCCTGTTGGCGCTGGGTGAGCAGATTCCCCTGAGTGATCGCCGCGAGCTGCTGGAAGGCACCCGTGATGAAGCCGAGCGCCTCGACCGCTATATCCAGAACCTGCTGGACATGACCCGCCTGGGCCACGGCGGGCTGAAACTGGCACGCGACTGGGTGGCCCCGGCGGATATAGTCGCCAGTGCGACCCAGCGCTTGCGCCCGGTATTGTCCGCCTTGCAGCTGGAGATACAGGTGCCGCAACAGCTGCCGCTGCTCTATGTGCATGCGGCGCTGATCGAGCAGGCGTTAGTCAATGTGCTGGAGAATGCCGCGCGCTTTTCCCCGTCTCAGGGGCGTTTGCGCGTGGCCATCGAAGCGGATGCCGAGGAACTGCGCTTTAGTGTCAGTGACCAGGGGCCGGGCATTCCCGAGCACGAGCGCACGAAGATTTTCGATATGTTCTACACCGCCGCCCGTGGTGATCGCGGTGGGCAGGGCACAGGTCTGGGTTTGGCGATTTGCCAGGGCATGCTCGGTGCCCATGGCGGCCGGGTGACGGTGAGCGAGGGGCTGGACGGCCTGGGTACCAGTCTGACCCTGCACCTGCCGTTGCACACTCAGCCGCAAATGGAAGAAGAACAGTGA
- the kdpC gene encoding potassium-transporting ATPase subunit KdpC, with the protein MFKQIRPAISVLAFMTLVTGVVYPLTVTGVAQLAFPAQANGSLLHNQQGDVLGSALLAQPFEGAQWFQPRLSAGGYATVASGASNLAPSNPALAERIAADAQRLQVEAQGPVPMQLVTTSGSGLDPHLSPEAARYQVARIAAARGIPASRLERLIQQHVQSPLVGPPVVNVLALNLALADNSPPAKAE; encoded by the coding sequence ATGTTTAAGCAAATCCGCCCAGCCATTAGCGTGCTGGCGTTTATGACACTGGTCACCGGTGTGGTTTATCCCCTGACCGTTACCGGCGTGGCGCAGCTGGCATTCCCGGCACAGGCCAATGGCAGCCTGTTGCACAATCAACAAGGCGACGTGCTCGGTAGCGCGTTATTGGCGCAACCCTTCGAGGGCGCGCAGTGGTTTCAGCCGCGCCTGTCGGCCGGCGGTTACGCCACCGTGGCCAGTGGTGCGAGCAACCTGGCACCGAGTAACCCGGCGTTGGCCGAGCGTATCGCTGCCGATGCGCAGCGCTTGCAGGTTGAAGCTCAGGGCCCAGTACCCATGCAACTGGTGACCACCTCCGGCAGCGGTCTTGATCCGCATCTGTCACCCGAGGCTGCCCGTTATCAGGTCGCGCGGATTGCCGCCGCGCGGGGAATTCCGGCCAGCCGTCTAGAACGACTGATCCAGCAGCATGTGCAAAGCCCGCTGGTGGGGCCGCCGGTGGTCAATGTGCTGGCGCTGAACCTGGCGCTGGCCGACAATTCGCCTCCCGCAAAAGCTGAGTAA
- the kdpB gene encoding potassium-transporting ATPase subunit KdpB, translating into MNAQTQVKSPALNSAKQHPKTSLAALWKPALRQAFVKLDPRQLLRSPVMLVVELTAVVTTVLCFIPNPQVSTGLAVQIALWLWFTVLFANFAEALAEGRGKARADSLKAGSQGLNARRKKGQQFETVAASSLRRGDIVRVEAGELIPGDGEVVEGIAAVNEAAITGESAPVIRESGGDRSAVTGNTRVVSDWLLVQITANPGESTLDRMIALVEGAKRQKTPNEVALDILLIGLTLIFLLVVATLQPFARFADGDLPLVYLVALLVTLIPTTIGGLLSAIGIAGMDRLVRLNVIAKSGRAVEAAGDVHVLLLDKTGTITFGNRRCSALYKAPGVSGKQLSDAALLASLADDTAEGKSIVEYLRALNTLVEPERSAIKSIAFSAETRLSGADYNGHSYRKGAVDAVLLYLGIQRSDVPPVLAREIEKIAQSGGTPLLVAGDGQLLGAIHLKDVVKPGIRERFAELRAMGIRTVMVTGDNPLTAAAIAAEAGVDDVIAEATPEKKLQRIRSEQAEGKMVAMCGDGANDAPALAQADVGLAMNDGTQAAREAANLVDLDSDPTKLLDVVQVGKELLVTRGALTTFSVANDVAKYFAILPALFAGIYPQLGALNLMQLHSPQSAILSAIVFNALIIVVLIPLALRGVRVQAADAASLLRRNLLIYGLGGLLAPFVGIKLIDLLLVAVGLV; encoded by the coding sequence ATGAATGCCCAAACTCAAGTAAAAAGCCCGGCGCTGAACAGCGCCAAGCAACACCCGAAAACCTCGCTCGCTGCATTGTGGAAACCGGCGCTGCGTCAGGCCTTCGTCAAGCTTGATCCACGCCAGCTGTTGCGTTCGCCGGTCATGCTGGTGGTCGAGCTGACGGCTGTGGTGACCACCGTGCTGTGCTTTATCCCCAACCCTCAGGTTTCCACCGGCCTGGCCGTGCAGATTGCTTTGTGGCTGTGGTTTACCGTGCTGTTTGCCAACTTTGCAGAGGCCCTCGCCGAGGGTCGTGGCAAGGCCCGTGCCGACAGCCTCAAGGCCGGCAGTCAGGGGCTGAATGCGCGGCGCAAGAAGGGCCAGCAGTTCGAAACCGTGGCGGCCAGCAGCCTGCGCCGGGGCGATATCGTGCGGGTCGAGGCAGGCGAGCTGATCCCCGGTGACGGCGAAGTCGTCGAAGGCATCGCCGCAGTCAACGAAGCGGCGATTACCGGCGAATCCGCGCCGGTGATCCGTGAGTCCGGCGGCGACCGTTCGGCCGTCACCGGCAACACCCGAGTGGTCTCCGACTGGTTGCTGGTGCAGATCACCGCCAACCCCGGCGAGTCGACCCTGGACCGGATGATCGCCCTGGTTGAAGGTGCCAAGCGGCAGAAGACGCCCAACGAAGTGGCGCTGGATATCCTGCTCATTGGCCTGACCCTGATCTTCCTGCTGGTGGTGGCGACGCTGCAGCCGTTCGCTCGTTTTGCCGACGGCGACCTGCCGCTGGTGTACCTGGTGGCGCTGCTGGTGACGCTGATTCCGACCACCATCGGCGGCTTGCTTTCGGCCATCGGTATCGCCGGCATGGACCGCCTGGTGCGTCTGAATGTGATCGCCAAGTCCGGCCGCGCGGTGGAAGCGGCGGGGGACGTGCACGTACTGCTGCTCGACAAGACCGGCACCATCACCTTCGGTAATCGCCGTTGCAGCGCGTTGTACAAGGCGCCGGGCGTCTCCGGTAAGCAACTCAGCGACGCGGCACTGCTGGCTTCGCTGGCGGATGACACCGCCGAAGGCAAGTCGATTGTCGAATACCTGCGTGCGCTGAATACCCTGGTTGAGCCTGAGCGCAGTGCGATCAAATCGATTGCCTTCAGTGCCGAGACGCGCCTGTCCGGCGCCGACTACAACGGCCACAGCTACCGCAAGGGTGCAGTGGATGCGGTGCTGCTTTATCTGGGCATCCAGCGCAGCGACGTGCCGCCGGTATTGGCCCGTGAAATCGAAAAGATCGCCCAGAGTGGCGGTACTCCCTTGCTGGTAGCCGGTGACGGTCAGTTGCTCGGCGCCATTCATCTCAAGGACGTGGTCAAGCCGGGTATTCGTGAACGCTTTGCCGAACTGCGCGCCATGGGCATCCGCACCGTGATGGTGACCGGTGATAACCCGTTGACCGCAGCCGCCATTGCTGCCGAAGCGGGCGTGGACGATGTAATTGCCGAGGCCACCCCGGAGAAGAAGCTGCAGCGCATCCGCAGTGAGCAGGCCGAAGGCAAGATGGTCGCCATGTGCGGCGACGGTGCCAACGACGCCCCGGCCCTGGCCCAGGCCGATGTGGGCCTGGCGATGAACGATGGCACCCAGGCCGCGCGCGAGGCGGCCAACCTGGTCGACCTGGACAGTGATCCGACCAAGCTGCTCGACGTGGTGCAGGTGGGCAAGGAGTTGCTGGTGACCCGCGGCGCGCTGACCACCTTCTCGGTGGCCAACGATGTGGCCAAGTACTTCGCCATCCTGCCGGCGCTGTTCGCTGGCATCTACCCGCAGCTCGGCGCACTTAACCTGATGCAACTGCACAGCCCGCAGAGCGCGATTCTCTCGGCCATTGTGTTCAACGCGTTGATCATCGTCGTGCTGATTCCGCTGGCCCTGCGTGGAGTGCGCGTGCAGGCCGCCGATGCCGCCAGCCTGCTGCGCCGCAACCTGTTGATCTACGGCCTGGGCGGCCTGCTGGCGCCCTTTGTCGGGATCAAGCTGATTGATCTGCTGTTGGTGGCCGTCGGCCTCGTTTAA
- the kdpA gene encoding potassium-transporting ATPase subunit KdpA, with the protein MHSYDFTLILAFFVLVLLPAPFIGRYLYRVMEGEKTWLSPVLQPVERLCYRIAGVDSNREQDWKTYSLALLAFTLISLLTLFAILMLQGSLPLNPQQLPGLEWTLAFNTAVSFVTNTNWQAYSGEAQMSYFSQMVGLGVQNFVSPAVGLAVLMVFCRGIARRSSNSVGNFWVDLTRATLYGLLPFCLVLALFLVWQGVPQTFLEYVTAHTIGGTDQVVPLGPAASQIAIKQLGTNGGGFFGVNSAHPFENPTAWSNLFEVASIILIPAALLFTFGHYVKDLRQSRALLACMLILFSVGLGGTLYAEHQPNPALAALPIEQSGSLEGKESRFGTTASALWAVTTTAASNGSVNAMHDSFSALGGMIPMFNMMLGEVIFGGVGAGLYGMLLFVLIAVFLAGLMIGRTPEYLGKKLEAREVRLLVATLLVMPIGVLVFGALAASLPGPAASVTNPGAHGFSQILYAYTSGTANNGSAFGGFGANTPYHNLMIGLAMLLGRFGYILPILAIAGSLAAKKRAPVGSNSFPTHGPLFVTLLTLTILLVGGLTFLPALALGPIAEHMTLFQGF; encoded by the coding sequence ATGCACAGTTACGATTTCACTTTGATCCTGGCGTTCTTCGTCCTGGTTCTGCTGCCGGCGCCCTTTATCGGGCGTTACCTGTACCGGGTGATGGAAGGCGAGAAAACCTGGCTGAGCCCCGTGCTGCAGCCGGTCGAGCGGCTGTGCTACCGGATTGCCGGTGTCGATAGCAACCGCGAGCAGGACTGGAAAACCTACAGCCTGGCATTGCTGGCCTTCACCCTGATCAGCCTGCTGACGCTGTTCGCCATCCTGATGCTGCAAGGCAGTTTGCCGCTCAACCCGCAGCAATTGCCGGGGTTGGAGTGGACGCTGGCGTTCAACACCGCCGTGAGCTTCGTCACCAATACCAACTGGCAGGCGTATAGCGGCGAAGCGCAGATGAGCTATTTCAGCCAGATGGTTGGTCTGGGCGTGCAGAACTTCGTCAGCCCGGCAGTCGGTCTGGCCGTGCTGATGGTGTTCTGCCGCGGCATCGCCCGGCGTTCGAGCAACAGCGTCGGCAACTTCTGGGTCGATCTGACCCGTGCCACGCTTTACGGCCTGCTGCCGTTCTGCCTGGTACTGGCGCTGTTTCTGGTGTGGCAGGGCGTGCCGCAAACCTTCCTCGAATACGTCACCGCGCACACCATCGGCGGCACCGATCAGGTTGTGCCACTTGGGCCTGCAGCCAGCCAGATTGCCATCAAGCAGCTGGGTACCAACGGCGGCGGTTTCTTCGGCGTCAACTCGGCGCATCCGTTCGAGAACCCAACGGCCTGGAGCAACCTGTTCGAGGTGGCCTCGATCATCCTGATTCCCGCTGCGCTGCTGTTCACCTTTGGCCATTACGTCAAAGACCTGCGCCAGAGCCGCGCGCTGTTGGCCTGCATGCTGATTTTGTTCAGTGTCGGTCTGGGCGGCACGCTGTATGCCGAGCATCAGCCGAACCCTGCGTTGGCCGCATTGCCGATTGAGCAAAGCGGTTCGCTGGAAGGCAAGGAAAGCCGCTTCGGCACCACGGCCTCGGCGCTGTGGGCGGTGACCACCACGGCCGCCTCCAACGGCTCGGTCAATGCGATGCACGACAGCTTCAGCGCGCTGGGCGGGATGATCCCGATGTTCAACATGATGCTTGGCGAAGTGATTTTCGGCGGTGTCGGTGCTGGCCTCTACGGCATGCTGCTGTTTGTGCTGATCGCGGTATTTCTCGCCGGCCTGATGATCGGCCGCACCCCGGAATACCTCGGCAAAAAGCTCGAAGCCCGCGAAGTGCGCTTGCTGGTTGCCACCTTGCTGGTGATGCCGATTGGTGTGCTGGTATTCGGCGCCCTAGCGGCCAGCCTGCCTGGCCCGGCGGCCTCGGTCACCAACCCAGGCGCCCACGGCTTTAGCCAGATTCTTTATGCCTACACCTCGGGTACCGCCAACAACGGCTCGGCCTTTGGTGGCTTCGGTGCCAACACGCCGTACCACAACCTTATGATTGGTCTGGCCATGTTGCTCGGCCGCTTTGGCTACATCCTGCCGATTCTGGCAATTGCCGGCAGCCTGGCGGCGAAGAAACGCGCGCCGGTGGGCAGCAACAGCTTCCCGACCCACGGCCCGCTGTTTGTCACCTTGCTGACCCTGACCATTCTGCTGGTCGGCGGCCTGACCTTCCTGCCGGCACTGGCCCTCGGCCCGATTGCCGAGCACATGACTCTGTTTCAGGGCTTCTAA
- the kdpF gene encoding K(+)-transporting ATPase subunit F: MSILDGVSLGLALGLFIYLLVALLRADQA; encoded by the coding sequence ATGAGCATTCTCGACGGGGTGTCGCTGGGCCTGGCCTTGGGACTTTTCATCTATTTGTTGGTTGCGCTGCTGCGCGCTGATCAGGCGTAG